In Electrophorus electricus isolate fEleEle1 chromosome 1, fEleEle1.pri, whole genome shotgun sequence, a single window of DNA contains:
- the cdhr2 gene encoding cadherin-related family member 2 has translation METKDRRMKSLLLLLLVLFSTCYCQNVPVINTAVVHVREDLPKGEFAFKIDAFDADSDPLTYGVKDNNYHFRVSKTTGDVYINNTLNREVQNIISVEVTVSDGVYAETMKTISVIVEDANDNAPEFKNTPYNKKVPENTPVHSTILTVLAIDLDDGPAGHVSYSIHEVQPTDGARMFSISNEGHIKLNEPLNFTDKSAFYQIIIIATDGGGPLYDNPHYVQSSNTTAFITVVDVPDLDPQFLNLPNMVTVNENSSVGTSVFKVQARDPDTGINDIIWYSIADTNEPDLFQINENDGVVSIKTVFDREALLHNVVQLMVKATETKLNVDNNYAHTTAKLDITIGDLNDNAPLFNECTEDQCFETNTFTGSINEHSVGLSVTGLNMRVKDKDLGENSRFNLHLEGPDQDAFSVSPVSGSLESNVLIQVKNPNAVDYEKTKTMTVKVIATDASIDSFVSTATVTIQIMDINDNFPQFEKKVYELSVHEKCPNGTIVSTVTATDEDALDDGLLTYKLLPESMLPFFNVFLENGTIFVQNGDLLDWGRRASYSPTLQAQDSEGNTGSAVLEISIIDINNKEPQFLRDYKVFIEENNELQLQVEATDADDPETINSKIQYSIVDSTYSTNFTVDPDTGMIRSTGILDREAINPDLRGVITLNVTATDMGVPPLSSWVKAIINVDDVNDNTPYYLDPDYIFHVNESEKGIFVGFVQARDADQTEYNNRTSFRFTGSGQSTFLCGSASDGDGYKGIITVDPAVELDYESERKSYTLTVEAADLAQHSATVTVRVDVVDINDTPPIFPVGLTMSVVENSPPMTVVGQINGTDLDGSYLLIYEFVSTQCHCAGAWEPCANEWFLLDALGVVRTSPDHIIDHEECDRVDLTARVVDLYTQKGGNSTQGVVTINIVDVNDNAPEFIPVQEFFVLLAENIELESSVADVRAQDKDSGENKNVTFKVTGVDFASSTAGDKPNPVGLIFFAETIKQPDANENYNGIIRSLQTLDSDKKGKYLVKVMAINGELSTEETLELITVDKSFRVSLRFDSTVAEVNKNLPEIRSSLTGATKAKVDIVKVLSETENVQRKTVTLVEAYFVFPNGTALDSESVGKILNSQEVYEEYGVILQQYGLRGILKSTFEPPENRTELFIMIGLVGGLVIVLAVTVTSLVCIKTNYKRKLKAAKAMNSAALVSTESQKAGPVVPGTNMYTREGANPVLNLNFDTSTDLGFNEETSCADQESLNSLDYNMDMTDKDNMPVMVIQEEQERGDSPHIEPLGAALAQRGQKKSSESPGITIANPLFSSVDL, from the exons ATGGAG ACAAAGGACAGAAGAATGAAGAGTTTATTACTTCTGCTCCTAGTTCTCTTTTCCACAT GCTACTGTCAAAATGTTCCAGTCATCAACACAGCAGTAGTCCACGTGAGGGAGGACCTTCCGAAAG gcGAATTTGCATTCAAAATTGATGCATTTGATGCAGATAGTGACCCTCTGACATATGGTGTCAAAGACAATAATTATCATTTCAGGGTGTCTAAAACTACCGGTGATGTTTACATCAACAACACACTTAACAGAGAG gtgcaaaatataatttcagtaGAAGTTACTGTTAGCGATGGAGTTTATGCTGAG ACAATGAAAACAATAAGTGTTATAGTTGAAGATGCAAATGACAATGCACCAGAGTTCAAGAACACGCCATACAACAAGAAAGTGCCAGAG aacacacctgtgcacagcACAATACTGACAGTGCTTGCAATAGATCTTGATGACGGACCAGCAGGCCACGTCAGTTACTCCATCCATGAA GTTCAGCCTACAGATGGAGCTCGCATGTTCTCTATTTCTAATGAAGGACACATCAAATTGAATGAACCACTGAATTTCACTGACAAGAGTGCTTTTTATCAGATAATCATCATTGCGACT GATGGCGGTGGACCATTGTATGACAATCCCCACTATGTTCAGTCCAGCAACACTACTGCTTTCATTACAGTGGTTGATGTACCAGATCTTGATCCCCAGTTCTTAAACCTCCCTAACATGGTCACTGTCAATGAGAATTCCTCAGTG GGAACTTCTGTATTTAAGGTCCAAGCCAGAGATCCAGACACAGGAATCAATGACATCATCTGGTACAGCATCGCAG ACACTAATGAACCAGACCTGTTCCAGATCAACGAAAATGATGGTGTTGTTTCCATCAAGACCGTCTTTGATCGAGAGGCACTGCTGCACAATGTTGTACAATTGATGGTGAAG GCTACTGAGACCAAATTAAATGTGGACAACAACTACGCACACACGACAGCAAAGCTGGACATCACGATAGGCGACCTTAATGACAATGCGCCACTCTTTAATGAGTGCACAGAGGACCAGTGCTTCGAGACCAACACCTTCACCGGCAGCATCAATGAGCACTCTGTGGGGCTGTCCGTGACGGGCCTGAACATGAGGGTGAAAGATAAAGATCTG GGTGAGAACAGTCGCTTCAACCTGCACCTTGAGGGACCAGATCAGGACGCCTTCTCCGTCTCGCCGGTGTCCGGCAGTTTGGAAAGTAATGTGCTGATCCAGGTCAAAAACCCCAACGCTGTCGACTACGAGAAGACAAAGACGATGACCGTGAAG GTGATCGCTACAGATGCCTCAATCGACAGTTTTGTTTCTACGGCGACGGTCACCATTCAGATCATGGACATTAACGACAACTTCCCGCAGtttgaaaaaaaagtttatgaaTTGTCTGTGCACGAGAAGTGCCCAAACGGAACGATCGTGAGCACCGTTACG GCGACGGACGAAGACGCGCTGGACGACGGTCTCCTCACTTACAAGCTACTCCCGGAGAGCAT GCTCCCCTTTTTCAACGTCTTTCTAGAAAACGGGACTATTTTTGTACAAAACGGTGACCTATTGGACTGGGGACGTCGAGCTTCCTACTCCCCGACACTGCAGGCCCAGGATTCGGAAGGAAACACTGGCTCCGCCGTTCTGGAGATCTCCATCATTGACATCAACAACAAGGAGCCCCAGTTTCTCAGAGACTACAAGGTCTTCATTGAAGAGAACAATGAGCTGCAACTTCAGGTCGAG GCTACAGATGCTGATGACCCAGAAACCATCAACAGCAAAATCCAGTATAGCATCGTGGACAGCACGTACAGCACCAACTTCACCGTGGACCCAGACACTGGGATGATCAGGAGCACGGGCATCCTGGACCGAGAGGCCATCAATCCCGATCTGCGCGGTGTGATCACACTGAATGTCACAGCCACGGATATGGGCGTTCCACCTCTGTCGTCCTGGGTCAAAGCTATCATCAATGTTGAT GATGTCAATGACAACACTCCTTATTACCTGGATCCAGATTACATCTTTCATGTGAATGAAAGTGAAAAAG GCATATTTGTAGGTTTTGTGCAGGCGCGTGACGCTGACCAAACAGAGTACAACAACCGCACCTCCTTCCGATTCACCGGCAGCGGCCAGAGCACCTTCCTGTGCGGCTCAGCATCCGACGGCGACGGCTACAAAGGCATCATCACCGTGGACCCTGCCGTGGAGCTGGACTACGAGAGTGAGCGCAAGAGCTACACCCTGACAGTGGAGGCAGCTGACTTGGCTCAGCATAGTGCCACGGTCACTGTGCGAGTAGACGTAGTGGACATCAACGACACGCCACCCATCTTCCCAGTCGGCCTCACCATGAGCGTGGTGGAGAACTCGCCCCCGATGACGGTGGTGGGCCAGATCAACGGGACCGATCTGGACGGTAGCTATTTACTGATCTATGAGTTTGTCTCCACACAATGCCACTGTGCTGGTGCCTGGGAGCCATGTGCAAATGAGTGGTTCCTGCTGGATGCCTTGGGCGTGGTGAGGACCAGCCCAGACCACATCATCGACCATGAGGAGTGTGATCGGGTGGATTTGACGGCCAGAGTGGTTGACCTTTACACACAGAAGGGAGGGAATAGCACCCAGG GTGTCGTAACTATCAATATAGTGGATGTGAATGACAATGCACCTGAGTTCATCCCAGTCCAGGAATTTTTTG TTCTGCTCGCCGAGAATATTGAACTGGAATCATCTGTAGCTGACGTTCGT GCCCAAGACAAAGATTCAGGGGAGAACAAGAATGTCACGTTTAAGGTTACGGGAGTGGACTTTGCCAGCTCAACGGCAGGCGATAAGCCAAACCCAGTTGGCCTAATCTTCTTCGCGGAGACCATAAAACAGCCAGACGCCAATGAAAACTACAATGGCATTATCAG gtCCCTCCAGACTCTGGATAGTGATAAAAAGGGGAAATACTTGGTGAAAGTGATGGCAATAAATGGTGAGCTCAGTACAGAAGAGACACTTGAG CTTATCACGGTCGACAAGTCCTTCAGGGTGAGCCTTCGATTCGATTCAACAGTGGCAGAGGTAAACAAGAATTTGCCTGAAATCAGAAG CTCTCTGACTGGTGCCACTAAAGCAAAAGTGGATATAGTTAAGGTGTTGTCTGAAACTGAGAATGTACAGAG GAAAACTGTGACTCTTGTCGAGGCGTACTTCGTGTTCCCCAACGGGACGGCATTGGACTCCGAGTCTGTAGGGAAGATCCTGAATTCACAGGAAGTCTACGAGGAATATGGAGTCATACTCCAGCAGTATGGCCTCAGGGGCATC CTGAAAAGCACATTTGAGCCACCAGAGAACAGAACGGAGCTGTTCATCATGATTGGCCTGGTTGGAGGGCTCGTCATCGTTCTTGCCGTCACTGTGACGTCACTTGTGTGCATTAAGACAAA CTACAAGAGGAAACTGAAGGCAGCCAAGGCCATGAACTCAGCAGCTTTGGTGTCGACAGAGAGCCAGAAAGCTGGACCTGTTGTTCCAGGCACCAACATGTACACCAGAGAGGG GGCGAATCCTGTGCTGAACCTGAACTTCGACACCTCCACTGACCTGGGCTTTAATGAGGAGACGTCCTGTGCCGATCAGGAGAG CTTGAATTCTCTCGACTACAACATGGACATGACAGACAAAGACAACATGCCGGTGATG GTGATTCAGGAAGAACAGGAGAGAGGCGATTCTCCACACATCGAGCCACTAGGGGCTGCATTGGCGCAGCGAGGGCAAAAGAAAAGTTCAGAGAGCCCGGGCATCACCATAGCCAACCCTTTGTTCAGCTCTGTAGACCTCTAA
- the smim13 gene encoding small integral membrane protein 13, producing MWQSLGLTVLVIVATLICVLLFMIFGWYVVWQLFLSKFKFLRELVGDTGSPQAETDLSESESERSSPPTPRHRPKPARQRIAPPAGPT from the exons ATGTGGCAGAGCTTGGGTTTGACCGTGCTGGTCATTGTAGCCACGTTGATATGCGTCCTGCTCTTTATGATTTTCG GTTGGTATGTGGTGTGGCAACTCTTCCTCTCTAAGTTTAAGTTCCTGCGAGAGCTTGTTGGGGACACTGGCTCCCCCCAGGCAGAAACGGATCTCTCTGAATCCGAGAGTGAGCGCAGCTCACCCCCGACCCCCCGTCACCGGCCGAAGCCCGCCCGCCAAAGAATTGCCCCACCGGCGGGACCCACATAA